A genomic segment from Modestobacter roseus encodes:
- a CDS encoding polymorphic toxin-type HINT domain-containing protein, with protein sequence MARPGHPYCTADPVNYTDLDGNWGFGWAKKALKNAAQVAEIASMIPGPIGAAAAGISAGAYAATGNRAKALMMGVTVAAAMIPGGGAMVKVGMAAAKSAGKVSARAGRAVVKARKGCNSFTPETGVLMADGATVPISQLEVGDLVAARDPQTGELTAQPVLNVIVGQGDKHLIKVVTAPAPASALDEGQVADDDPRADTWIATANHPIWVDGGGWTDADALALGDLLVGATGKYRVVQDLDDQGWLPGQTVYNLSVANVHTFIVGDTGDGTAVHNSSDSCPINVGKQMRHVPGTREAKQKPGGSMFFDKASAMKAVQMAVRRGTPVKPRGSELERRVWEAGVSIGRGTRGQVRTTITVVRGNRGWHGWPGSR encoded by the coding sequence GTGGCGCGGCCTGGCCACCCGTACTGCACCGCGGACCCGGTCAACTACACCGACCTGGACGGCAACTGGGGCTTCGGTTGGGCGAAGAAGGCCCTGAAGAACGCCGCTCAGGTCGCGGAGATCGCGTCGATGATCCCGGGGCCGATCGGGGCAGCGGCGGCGGGCATCTCCGCCGGTGCGTATGCGGCGACGGGGAACCGGGCCAAGGCGCTGATGATGGGCGTCACCGTGGCTGCGGCGATGATCCCCGGTGGCGGGGCGATGGTGAAGGTCGGGATGGCCGCGGCCAAGTCCGCGGGCAAGGTGTCCGCCCGCGCCGGACGAGCCGTGGTGAAGGCGCGGAAGGGCTGCAACAGCTTCACGCCGGAGACCGGTGTGCTGATGGCCGATGGCGCCACGGTGCCGATCAGCCAGCTCGAAGTCGGGGATCTTGTCGCCGCACGCGACCCGCAGACCGGCGAGCTGACAGCCCAACCGGTGTTGAACGTGATAGTCGGCCAGGGCGACAAGCACCTGATCAAGGTCGTCACCGCGCCAGCCCCAGCCAGTGCCTTGGATGAGGGGCAGGTCGCCGATGATGACCCGCGCGCCGATACCTGGATCGCGACCGCCAACCACCCGATCTGGGTGGACGGCGGCGGCTGGACCGACGCTGACGCCCTGGCGCTCGGCGACCTGCTCGTGGGCGCAACCGGCAAATACCGTGTCGTCCAGGACCTCGACGACCAGGGCTGGCTGCCCGGGCAAACCGTCTACAACCTCAGCGTCGCCAACGTCCACACCTTCATCGTCGGCGACACCGGCGACGGGACGGCGGTTCACAACAGCAGTGATTCATGCCCGATCAACGTCGGGAAGCAGATGCGCCACGTGCCGGGAACGAGAGAGGCAAAGCAGAAGCCGGGCGGGTCAATGTTCTTTGATAAGGCAAGCGCTATGAAGGCTGTGCAGATGGCCGTCCGACGCGGTACGCCCGTCAAGCCCCGTGGTAGCGAACTGGAACGCCGCGTGTGGGAGGCTGGGGTTTCAATCGGTCGGGGCACCAGGGGACAAGTTCGGACCACTATCACCGTCGTGCGTGGGAATCGAGGTTGGCATGGCTGGCCAGGAAGCCGATGA
- a CDS encoding PhnE/PtxC family ABC transporter permease: MTVLTAPRLRRDRTRWAWGLGALAVVGWALAGAGLFADQVVNRSGTAQFGRFAAAALSPELDGAFLSVLGTATLVTIAYAALGTALAVGLGAVGAVAVARTTWGRRRLGWLLARGALAVPRGLHEAVWGLLLVNLLGLDPWVGVLAIGIPYGAVTAKVFADLLDEVPRGAHDALLAAGAGRVSAVLYGLLPPASGGLLSYSFYRLECAVRSAVVLGLIGAGGLGYQLSLSFSSLRWEQVWTCVYALTALCVLAVVAGRAVRRRVAAPRSAGDRLQRDPALTAAVTVTVLGVVWSWWYLAVSPATLVSDRTGEQLRYVLSAAWPPDTDAGFLRAVLAAAVETLQMSVIAIAVATVGAVLLAGVAAHPAGRPGPLRRLVGSVVRLALLLLRAVPPPVWALVLLFVLLPGVLPGALALGVYTLGVLGRLAAEATEELDPRPRAALAAMGAPPVAGWLYGVAPRAVGPVLAYALYRWEVAIRDTILIGLLGAGGLGALLATALATFDWGAVTTVLAATVLLTAAVDLVSDRARQALR, from the coding sequence GTGACCGTGCTGACCGCACCCCGGCTGCGGCGGGACCGCACCCGCTGGGCCTGGGGGCTGGGCGCGCTCGCCGTCGTCGGCTGGGCGCTGGCCGGCGCCGGGCTGTTCGCCGACCAGGTGGTCAACCGGTCGGGGACGGCGCAGTTCGGCCGGTTCGCCGCCGCCGCCCTCTCCCCCGAGCTCGACGGTGCCTTCCTCTCGGTGCTCGGCACCGCGACGCTGGTGACCATCGCCTACGCGGCCCTGGGCACCGCGCTGGCGGTCGGGCTCGGGGCCGTCGGGGCGGTCGCCGTCGCCCGCACCACCTGGGGACGCCGCCGCCTCGGCTGGCTGCTGGCCCGCGGGGCGCTGGCCGTGCCCCGCGGGCTGCACGAGGCGGTGTGGGGTCTGCTGCTGGTCAACCTGCTCGGCCTGGACCCGTGGGTCGGCGTGCTGGCCATCGGCATCCCGTACGGCGCGGTGACCGCGAAGGTGTTCGCCGACCTGCTCGACGAGGTGCCCCGGGGTGCGCACGACGCCCTGCTCGCCGCCGGCGCCGGCCGGGTGTCCGCCGTCCTCTACGGGCTGCTGCCGCCGGCCTCGGGTGGGCTGCTGTCGTACTCCTTCTACCGGCTGGAGTGCGCGGTGCGCTCCGCGGTGGTGCTCGGGCTGATCGGCGCCGGCGGGCTGGGCTACCAGCTGTCGCTGTCGTTCAGCTCGCTGCGCTGGGAGCAGGTGTGGACCTGCGTCTACGCGCTCACCGCCCTCTGCGTGCTGGCCGTGGTGGCCGGGCGGGCGGTGCGCCGGCGGGTCGCCGCCCCCCGCTCGGCCGGTGACCGGCTGCAACGCGACCCGGCCCTCACCGCCGCCGTGACGGTGACGGTGCTCGGGGTGGTGTGGTCCTGGTGGTACCTGGCGGTCTCCCCCGCGACGCTGGTCTCCGACCGCACCGGCGAGCAGCTGCGCTACGTGCTGTCCGCCGCCTGGCCACCGGACACCGACGCCGGCTTCCTGCGCGCGGTGCTCGCCGCGGCCGTGGAGACGCTGCAGATGTCGGTGATCGCGATCGCCGTTGCCACCGTCGGGGCGGTGCTGCTGGCAGGGGTCGCCGCCCACCCGGCCGGCCGCCCGGGCCCGCTGCGCCGGCTGGTGGGCAGCGTCGTCCGGCTGGCGCTGCTGCTGCTCCGCGCGGTGCCGCCACCGGTCTGGGCGCTGGTGCTGCTGTTCGTGCTGCTGCCCGGCGTGCTGCCCGGGGCGCTGGCGCTGGGCGTCTACACGCTGGGGGTGCTGGGCCGGCTGGCCGCGGAGGCGACCGAGGAGCTCGACCCACGGCCGCGGGCCGCGCTGGCCGCGATGGGCGCACCCCCGGTGGCCGGCTGGCTGTACGGGGTGGCGCCGCGGGCGGTCGGGCCGGTGCTGGCCTACGCGCTGTACCGGTGGGAGGTGGCCATCCGGGACACGATCCTGATCGGGCTGCTGGGTGCCGGCGGCCTGGGGGCGCTGCTGGCGACCGCGCTGGCCACCTTCGACTGGGGCGCGGTGACCACGGTGCTGGCCGCGACCGTCCTGCTGACCGCCGCCGTCGACCTGGTCAGCGACCGGGCGCGGCAGGCCCTGAGGTAG
- the dnaJ gene encoding molecular chaperone DnaJ translates to MATDYYGVLGLAPGATDSEIKKAYRRMARDLHPDVNPDPGAKERFGEVSRAYEALTDPEKRRIVDLGGDPYDANGGRGGNPFGNAAGFGGLGDIMDAFFGGAGGARGPRGRVREGGDALIRVELDLAETVFGTTTDITVDTAVLCDVCTGAGTAPGTHPETCSTCNGRGEVQSVQRSFLGQVIASRPCPTCQATGQVIPNPCPQCAGDGRVRARRTIPVKVPAGVEDGMRIRLAGHGEVGPGGGPAGDLYVEVHERPHDVFTRDGEDLHCRVTLPMTAAALGTTLKLETLDGNEDLDIRAGTQSGSVLTLRAHGAPRLRGTGRGNLQVHIDVQTPSRLDERQQELLRELAALRNEELADGAAANHGGGLFSRVRDAFNGR, encoded by the coding sequence ATGGCGACCGACTACTACGGCGTGCTGGGCCTGGCCCCGGGAGCGACCGACTCCGAGATCAAGAAGGCCTACCGCCGGATGGCGCGGGACCTCCACCCCGACGTCAACCCCGACCCGGGGGCGAAGGAGCGCTTCGGGGAGGTCAGCCGCGCCTACGAGGCGCTGACCGACCCGGAGAAGCGCCGCATCGTCGACCTCGGCGGTGACCCCTACGACGCCAACGGCGGCCGCGGCGGCAACCCGTTCGGCAACGCGGCCGGCTTCGGCGGGCTCGGCGACATCATGGACGCCTTCTTCGGCGGCGCCGGGGGAGCGCGCGGCCCGCGCGGTCGGGTCCGCGAGGGCGGCGACGCGCTGATCCGGGTCGAGCTCGACCTGGCCGAGACGGTCTTCGGGACGACGACCGACATCACCGTGGACACCGCGGTGCTCTGCGACGTCTGCACCGGCGCGGGCACGGCTCCGGGCACCCACCCGGAGACCTGCTCCACCTGCAACGGCCGCGGCGAGGTGCAGAGCGTGCAGCGCTCCTTCCTCGGCCAGGTCATCGCCAGCCGCCCGTGCCCGACCTGCCAGGCCACCGGCCAGGTCATCCCCAACCCGTGCCCGCAGTGCGCCGGCGACGGCCGGGTCCGCGCCCGCCGCACCATTCCGGTGAAGGTCCCCGCCGGCGTCGAGGACGGCATGCGCATCCGGCTGGCCGGCCACGGCGAGGTCGGCCCCGGCGGCGGTCCGGCCGGCGACCTCTACGTCGAGGTGCACGAGCGGCCGCACGACGTCTTCACCCGCGACGGCGAGGACCTGCACTGCCGGGTCACCCTGCCGATGACCGCCGCCGCGCTGGGCACCACGCTGAAGCTGGAGACCCTCGACGGCAACGAGGACCTCGACATCCGCGCGGGCACCCAGTCCGGCAGCGTGCTCACCCTGCGCGCGCACGGCGCCCCGCGCCTGCGCGGCACCGGCCGCGGCAACCTGCAGGTGCACATCGACGTGCAGACCCCCAGCCGGCTCGACGAGCGCCAGCAGGAGCTGCTGCGCGAGCTCGCCGCGCTGCGGAACGAGGAGCTCGCCGACGGCGCCGCGGCCAACCACGGCGGCGGTCTGTTCTCCCGGGTGCGCGACGCGTTCAACGGCCGATGA
- a CDS encoding phosphonate ABC transporter ATP-binding protein, giving the protein MTAVLRLDGVSVRYGGTAALTGVDLTVGAGERVALVGPSGAGKSTLLGLVNGSVLPTAGSLRVLGDDPSRLRGPALRRLRARVGTVHQHLELVGQLRVVHNVNAGRLADWSAARAAWSLVRPQGVPEVLDALSAVGLADRAYERTERLSGGQRQRVAVARLLVQRPELVLADEPASALDPVLADAVLGLLAGLTEQGGALVASLHDPALALRHCTRVVGLVDGRVVLDAPVADLDAGDLADFYAAPR; this is encoded by the coding sequence CTGACCGCCGTCCTCCGGCTGGACGGCGTCTCGGTCCGCTACGGCGGCACCGCCGCGCTCACCGGCGTCGACCTGACCGTCGGCGCCGGCGAGCGGGTGGCGCTGGTCGGGCCGTCGGGTGCCGGCAAGTCGACGCTGCTCGGGCTGGTCAACGGCTCGGTGCTGCCCACCGCCGGGTCGCTGCGGGTGCTCGGCGACGACCCTTCCCGGTTGCGCGGCCCCGCCTTGCGGCGGCTCCGCGCCCGGGTGGGCACGGTGCACCAGCACCTGGAGCTGGTCGGCCAGCTGCGGGTGGTGCACAACGTCAACGCCGGGCGGCTGGCCGACTGGTCGGCGGCCCGGGCGGCCTGGTCGCTGGTGCGCCCGCAGGGGGTGCCCGAGGTGCTCGACGCGCTGAGCGCCGTGGGCCTGGCCGATCGGGCGTACGAGCGCACCGAGCGGCTCTCCGGTGGTCAGCGCCAGCGCGTGGCGGTGGCCCGGCTGCTGGTGCAGCGCCCGGAGCTGGTGCTCGCCGACGAGCCGGCGTCGGCGCTGGACCCGGTGCTCGCCGACGCGGTGCTCGGGCTGCTCGCCGGGCTGACCGAGCAGGGTGGTGCGCTGGTCGCCTCGCTGCACGACCCGGCGCTGGCGCTGCGGCACTGCACCCGGGTGGTCGGCCTGGTCGACGGGCGGGTGGTGCTCGACGCGCCCGTCGCCGACCTGGACGCCGGTGACCTGGCGGACTTCTACGCGGCACCGCGGTGA
- the hrcA gene encoding heat-inducible transcriptional repressor HrcA — protein MAHDDRRLRVLRAIVQDYVSTNDPVGSKALAARYDLGVSSATIRNDMAVLEEEGYITQPHTSAGRVPTDKGYRLFVDRLSSVKPLSVAERRAIEKFLDGAVDLHDVLGRSVRLLAQLTRQVAVVQYPTLSRSAVRHLELVPLTASRLLMVLITDTGRVEQRVVDSPDDVAPDTVAELRTLLNAAFTGKKLAEASDTIGDVVENAPPPLRALLAAVSATLLETLVEPSEDRLVIGGTANLAQGSALDFPGTFRPLLEALEEQVVVLRLMAEVGPSTVTVSIGEENEHEALTAASFVSVGYGAGEQALGGLGVVGPTRMDYAGNMAAVRAVARYVGHLLAES, from the coding sequence GTGGCGCACGACGACCGGCGCCTGCGGGTGCTGCGGGCGATCGTCCAGGACTACGTCTCCACCAACGACCCGGTGGGGAGCAAGGCGCTGGCGGCCCGGTACGACCTCGGGGTGTCCTCGGCCACCATCCGCAACGACATGGCGGTGCTGGAGGAGGAGGGGTACATCACCCAGCCGCACACCAGCGCCGGCCGGGTGCCCACCGACAAGGGCTATCGCCTGTTCGTCGACCGGCTCTCCAGCGTCAAGCCGCTGTCGGTGGCCGAGCGGCGGGCGATCGAGAAGTTCCTCGACGGCGCCGTCGACCTGCACGACGTGCTCGGTCGCAGCGTCCGGCTGCTGGCCCAGCTGACCCGCCAGGTCGCCGTCGTCCAGTACCCGACGCTGTCGCGCAGCGCCGTCCGGCACCTGGAGCTCGTACCGCTGACGGCCAGCCGGCTGCTGATGGTGCTCATCACCGACACCGGCCGGGTCGAGCAGCGCGTCGTCGACAGCCCCGACGACGTCGCGCCGGACACCGTCGCCGAGCTGCGCACGCTGCTCAACGCGGCGTTCACCGGCAAGAAGCTGGCCGAGGCCAGCGACACCATCGGCGACGTGGTCGAGAACGCCCCACCACCGCTGCGGGCGCTGCTCGCCGCGGTCAGCGCCACCCTGCTGGAGACCCTGGTCGAGCCCTCGGAGGACCGGCTGGTCATCGGCGGCACGGCCAACCTCGCGCAGGGCAGCGCGCTGGACTTCCCCGGCACCTTCCGCCCGCTGCTGGAGGCGCTGGAAGAACAGGTCGTGGTGCTGCGGTTGATGGCTGAGGTGGGCCCGAGCACGGTGACGGTGAGCATCGGCGAGGAGAACGAGCACGAGGCGCTCACCGCCGCGTCGTTCGTCTCCGTGGGCTACGGGGCCGGCGAGCAGGCGCTCGGTGGCCTCGGCGTCGTCGGCCCCACCCGGATGGACTACGCAGGAAACATGGCCGCGGTACGAGCCGTGGCCCGCTACGTCGGCCACCTGCTGGCCGAGAGCTGA
- a CDS encoding putative selenate ABC transporter substrate-binding protein codes for MSRRGFLAGSAAALTAAALAACGDRSSPVSSSGDANTPATTGRQTLTIGAIPDQDPEVLQRLYGTVADAMSDGLDLDVTYQPVTDYGAAVSLFRTGDLDLVWFGGLTGVQARLQTPGAEPIAQRDIDESFHSVFVVNAATGLSPADDLTPLADLRFTYGSETSTSGRLMPAFFLSEQGVDPQGFPGGPGFSGSHDATIELVASGSYQAGVLNEQVWNSRTAEGAVDPAVVQYARTPAYHDYHWLLGPQAVERVGDDLPGRLTDWFTGLSPDDPADAEVLELFGAGSFIPTEASNYTQIEEIGRELGLIS; via the coding sequence GTGAGCAGGCGCGGCTTCCTGGCCGGCTCCGCCGCCGCCCTCACCGCCGCGGCGCTGGCCGCCTGCGGTGACCGTTCCTCCCCCGTCTCGTCCTCCGGGGATGCGAACACCCCGGCCACGACCGGCCGCCAGACCCTCACCATCGGGGCCATCCCGGACCAGGACCCCGAGGTCCTCCAGCGCCTCTACGGCACCGTCGCCGACGCCATGTCCGACGGGCTGGACTTGGACGTGACCTACCAGCCGGTCACCGACTACGGCGCCGCCGTCTCCCTCTTCCGCACCGGCGACCTCGACCTCGTCTGGTTCGGCGGCCTCACCGGCGTCCAGGCCCGGCTGCAGACCCCCGGCGCCGAGCCGATCGCCCAGCGCGACATCGACGAGTCCTTCCACTCGGTGTTCGTCGTCAACGCGGCCACCGGGCTCTCCCCCGCCGACGACCTGACCCCGCTGGCCGACCTGCGCTTCACCTACGGCAGCGAGACCTCGACGTCGGGGCGGCTGATGCCGGCGTTCTTCCTCTCCGAGCAGGGCGTCGACCCGCAGGGCTTCCCCGGTGGGCCGGGCTTCTCCGGCTCGCACGACGCCACCATCGAGCTCGTCGCCTCGGGCAGCTACCAGGCCGGGGTGCTCAACGAGCAGGTCTGGAACTCCCGCACCGCCGAGGGCGCCGTCGACCCCGCCGTGGTGCAGTACGCCCGCACCCCGGCCTACCACGACTACCACTGGCTGCTCGGGCCGCAGGCCGTGGAGCGGGTCGGCGACGACCTGCCCGGCCGGCTGACCGACTGGTTCACCGGGCTGTCCCCCGACGACCCGGCGGACGCCGAGGTGCTCGAGCTGTTCGGTGCCGGGTCGTTCATCCCGACCGAGGCCTCGAACTACACCCAGATCGAGGAGATCGGCCGCGAGCTGGGGCTGATCAGCTGA
- a CDS encoding HIT domain-containing protein, giving the protein MSGPSSDCLFCRVVAGEIAPDVVRETDRTLAFRDISPQAPTHVLVVPRDHHPTIGALTAADPGLAAELLAAAQAVAEQEGLATAGSPEPGWRLVVNSGPDGGQTVHHVHLHVLGGRGLTWPPG; this is encoded by the coding sequence ATGTCCGGGCCCAGCAGTGACTGCCTGTTCTGCCGCGTGGTCGCCGGGGAGATCGCCCCCGACGTCGTCCGGGAGACCGACCGCACCCTGGCGTTCCGGGACATCTCGCCGCAGGCGCCGACCCACGTGCTCGTCGTCCCCCGGGACCACCACCCGACGATCGGCGCGCTGACCGCCGCCGACCCGGGGCTGGCCGCCGAGCTCCTCGCCGCCGCCCAGGCGGTCGCGGAGCAGGAGGGCCTGGCGACGGCGGGCAGCCCCGAGCCGGGCTGGCGGCTGGTGGTCAACAGCGGACCGGACGGCGGGCAGACCGTGCACCACGTGCACCTGCACGTGCTCGGCGGTCGGGGTCTCACCTGGCCCCCGGGCTGA
- a CDS encoding SDR family NAD(P)-dependent oxidoreductase, with protein MTSSTTTTTDAGRLAGRTALVTGSTSGIGAAIARTLAAEGATVAVSGRDATRGDAVVGSITADGGRAVFVPADLGGSYADLRAFAAAATEALGGRVDVLVNNAGIYPVTPTADLPDADLDAMLAVNVRAPHVLVGALAPAMAERGDGAVVTIGSWMASVGSPFGAMYTATKAAAEQLARAWAAEFGPRGVRVNTVSPGVTRTPGNEAASEVLDAMTATTPAGVVVRPDDVARGVLYLASDDAAMVHGITLHVDGGITATKLS; from the coding sequence ATGACCTCTTCGACGACCACCACCACCGACGCCGGCCGCCTGGCCGGCCGCACCGCCCTCGTCACCGGTTCCACCAGCGGCATCGGCGCCGCCATCGCCCGCACCCTCGCCGCCGAGGGCGCCACCGTCGCGGTCAGCGGCCGGGACGCCACCCGCGGGGACGCCGTCGTCGGCAGCATCACGGCCGACGGTGGCCGGGCCGTGTTCGTGCCCGCCGACCTCGGCGGCTCCTACGCCGACCTCCGGGCCTTCGCCGCCGCGGCCACCGAGGCCCTCGGCGGGCGCGTCGACGTCCTGGTCAACAACGCCGGCATCTACCCGGTGACGCCCACCGCCGACCTGCCCGACGCCGACCTGGACGCGATGCTCGCGGTCAACGTCCGCGCGCCGCACGTGCTCGTCGGTGCCCTCGCCCCGGCCATGGCCGAGCGCGGAGATGGCGCCGTGGTGACCATCGGTTCCTGGATGGCCTCGGTGGGCAGCCCGTTCGGCGCCATGTACACCGCCACCAAGGCCGCCGCCGAGCAGCTCGCCCGGGCCTGGGCGGCGGAGTTCGGGCCGCGCGGCGTGCGGGTGAACACCGTGTCGCCGGGGGTCACCCGCACCCCGGGCAACGAGGCCGCCAGCGAGGTGCTGGACGCGATGACCGCCACGACCCCGGCCGGCGTCGTCGTCCGGCCCGACGACGTCGCCCGCGGGGTGCTCTACCTCGCCTCCGACGACGCGGCGATGGTGCACGGCATCACGCTCCACGTCGACGGCGGGATCACCGCGACGAAGCTGAGCTGA
- a CDS encoding IS5 family transposase (programmed frameshift) has translation MRDLDPVGVRAELSDGQWAVIEPLMPQVMGRSRPYRDHRQVVEGIVHRYRCGLAWRDLPVRFGPCQTVWKRHARFSRDGTWDEVLAAVIAHADAAGDVEWAVSVDSSVNRAHQYATNCREPRSPRGASANYMKQILGPGTKALIEPPDHGIGRSRGGLSTKVHHAVDGRGRPLSILIGAGQAGDTPACLPLLAGIRVARPGRGRPRTRHTAVLGDRAYSSKAIRAHLRSRGITAVIPEPRDQQGHRTRRGSAGGRPVSYDREMYKKRNVVEGSFALLKQWRGLATRTAPRTRSTTPTWTATGASVGRRRP, from the exons GTGCGGGATCTTGATCCGGTGGGCGTTCGTGCTGAGCTGAGTGATGGGCAGTGGGCGGTGATCGAGCCGTTGATGCCGCAGGTGATGGGCCGGTCGCGGCCATACCGGGATCATCGACAAGTGGTTGAGGGGATCGTGCACCGGTATCGTTGCGGACTGGCTTGGCGGGATCTGCCGGTGCGGTTCGGGCCGTGTCAGACGGTGTGGAAGCGGCATGCCCGGTTCTCCCGGGACGGGACGTGGGACGAGGTGCTGGCCGCGGTCATCGCGCACGCTGATGCCGCCGGCGACGTCGAGTGGGCGGTCAGCGTGGACTCCTCGGTCAACCGCGCGCATCAGTACGCCACCAAC TGCCGCGAGCCGAGATCCCCACGGGGGGCATCGGCGAACTACATGAAACAGATACTCGGGCCTGGGACGAAGGCGCTGATCGAGCCGCCTGATCACGGGATCGGCCGCTCCCGTGGCGGCCTGTCGACCAAGGTCCACCACGCCGTGGACGGCCGCGGCCGCCCGCTGTCAATCCTGATCGGCGCCGGTCAGGCAGGCGACACACCGGCCTGCCTGCCACTGCTGGCCGGCATCCGGGTGGCCCGTCCTGGGCGGGGCCGGCCTCGGACCCGACATACCGCTGTGCTCGGAGACCGCGCGTACTCATCCAAGGCGATCCGAGCCCACCTGCGCTCCCGTGGCATCACCGCGGTCATCCCCGAACCCCGCGACCAGCAAGGACACCGCACCCGCCGCGGCAGCGCAGGTGGCCGCCCGGTCAGCTACGACCGGGAGATGTACAAGAAGCGCAACGTCGTCGAGGGCTCATTCGCCCTGCTCAAACAGTGGCGCGGCCTGGCCACCCGTACTGCACCGCGGACCCGGTCAACTACACCGACCTGGACGGCAACTGGGGCTTCGGTTGGGCGAAGAAGGCCCTGA
- a CDS encoding transcriptional regulator: MLDALARALRLDGVEHAHLRDLAAPTRRRRAVSPVPQRADPGLLRLMTGLDHLPALVLGQRGEVLASNALLTAVLGTHFEPGSSLLRWLFLDPLARERIVNWAQFAAASVGALRRDAARHPDDAALHALIDDLRAADPDVARWWDDQTVRDYASVPKRIQHPVAGPLSFDIELVAAPHDLDQRLIVYTVEPGSTTARQLPLLASWGASAPTPAG, from the coding sequence GTGCTCGACGCGCTCGCCCGCGCGCTGCGCCTGGACGGCGTCGAGCACGCCCACCTGCGCGACCTGGCCGCGCCGACCCGGCGCCGCCGCGCCGTCTCCCCGGTGCCGCAGCGCGCCGACCCCGGGCTGCTCCGGCTGATGACCGGGCTGGACCACCTCCCCGCGCTCGTGCTCGGCCAGCGCGGCGAGGTCCTGGCGAGCAACGCCCTGCTCACCGCCGTCCTGGGCACCCACTTCGAGCCGGGGTCGTCCCTGCTGCGCTGGCTGTTCCTGGACCCGCTCGCCCGCGAACGCATCGTCAACTGGGCGCAGTTCGCCGCCGCGTCGGTGGGGGCGCTCCGCCGGGACGCCGCCCGGCACCCCGACGACGCCGCGCTGCACGCCCTGATCGACGACCTGCGCGCCGCCGACCCCGACGTCGCCCGCTGGTGGGACGACCAGACCGTGCGCGACTACGCGTCGGTGCCCAAGCGCATCCAGCACCCGGTGGCCGGGCCGCTGTCGTTCGACATCGAGCTGGTCGCCGCCCCGCACGACCTCGACCAGCGGCTGATCGTCTACACCGTCGAGCCCGGGTCGACGACCGCCCGGCAGCTGCCGCTGCTGGCCAGCTGGGGAGCGAGCGCACCGACGCCGGCGGGCTGA
- a CDS encoding methyl-accepting chemotaxis protein, with product MERITAAKRIADAGREMVASIDEVQRNVAEATQVAGDGQRVAGEASEFVAGLGRSSAEIDKVVKVINGIAEQTNLLALNATIEAARAGDAGKGFAVVAGEVKELARETAQATEEVSSRVTTIQGDVQNVVGALSSIREIVGRINETQQHIGEVLTEQASVTRSIVELG from the coding sequence ATGGAGCGGATCACCGCCGCCAAGCGGATCGCCGACGCCGGCCGGGAGATGGTCGCCTCCATCGACGAGGTGCAGCGCAACGTCGCCGAGGCGACCCAGGTGGCCGGCGACGGGCAGCGGGTCGCCGGGGAGGCCAGCGAGTTCGTCGCCGGGCTCGGCCGGTCCAGCGCGGAGATCGACAAGGTGGTCAAGGTGATCAACGGGATCGCCGAGCAGACCAACCTGCTCGCCCTCAACGCCACCATCGAGGCCGCCCGCGCCGGGGACGCCGGCAAGGGCTTCGCCGTCGTCGCCGGCGAGGTCAAGGAGCTGGCCCGGGAGACCGCGCAGGCCACCGAGGAGGTCAGCAGCCGGGTGACCACCATCCAGGGCGACGTGCAGAACGTCGTCGGCGCGCTGTCCTCCATCCGCGAGATCGTCGGCCGGATCAACGAGACCCAGCAGCACATCGGCGAGGTGCTCACCGAGCAGGCCAGCGTCACCCGCAGCATCGTCGAGCTGGGCTGA
- a CDS encoding 16S rRNA (uracil(1498)-N(3))-methyltransferase gives MSEGSEAIEADGAPLFLLDEVPEGDVVTVDGAEGRHAVDVLRLAAGERVRVSDGRGLLVEGSVLTAGSGALQVQVTARHEVPAPQPQFLLVQALPKGDRGPLAVDLATELGVDRIVPWTAARCVTRWREDRVEKGLAKWRSAARAASKQARRPRVPEVTEPMTTRQVIGLLADVDLTLVLHEQAREPFARVEVPATGSVAVVVGPEGGLTDGEVVAFRAAGARSVRLGAEVLRTSTAGAAALAALSARTRWA, from the coding sequence ATGAGCGAGGGGTCCGAGGCGATCGAGGCCGACGGCGCCCCCCTCTTCCTGCTCGACGAGGTGCCCGAGGGCGACGTCGTCACCGTGGACGGCGCCGAGGGCCGGCACGCCGTCGACGTGCTGCGGCTGGCCGCCGGTGAGCGGGTCCGGGTGAGCGACGGCCGCGGCCTGCTCGTCGAGGGCTCCGTGCTCACCGCCGGCTCCGGTGCGCTGCAGGTGCAGGTGACCGCCCGGCACGAGGTGCCCGCGCCGCAGCCGCAGTTCCTGCTGGTGCAGGCGCTGCCCAAGGGCGACCGCGGCCCGCTCGCCGTCGACCTGGCCACCGAGCTCGGCGTCGACCGGATCGTGCCGTGGACCGCGGCCCGCTGCGTCACCCGCTGGCGCGAGGACCGGGTGGAGAAGGGCCTGGCCAAGTGGCGCTCCGCCGCCCGCGCCGCCAGCAAGCAGGCCCGCCGTCCCCGGGTCCCCGAGGTCACCGAGCCGATGACCACCCGGCAGGTCATCGGGCTGCTCGCCGACGTCGACCTGACCCTGGTGCTGCACGAGCAGGCCCGGGAACCCTTCGCCCGGGTCGAGGTCCCGGCCACCGGCAGCGTCGCCGTCGTCGTCGGGCCCGAGGGCGGGCTCACCGACGGCGAGGTGGTCGCCTTCCGGGCCGCCGGTGCGCGTTCGGTCCGGCTGGGCGCCGAGGTGCTGCGCACGTCCACCGCCGGCGCCGCCGCGCTCGCCGCGCTGAGCGCCCGCACCCGCTGGGCCTGA